The proteins below are encoded in one region of Cololabis saira isolate AMF1-May2022 chromosome 21, fColSai1.1, whole genome shotgun sequence:
- the arl6ip1 gene encoding ADP-ribosylation factor-like protein 6-interacting protein 1: MTEGDNKSANVLAQETAQLEEQLQGWGEVILAGDRILRWEKPWFPGTVIGATTLVFLMVYYLDPSVLTGLSCSVMLLCLADYLVPTLAPRVFGSNKWTTEQQQRFHEICGNLVKTQRRIVGWWKRLCTLKEEKPKMYFASVISSLLAVAWIGQQVHNLFLTYLIVSFLLMLPGLNQHGIITKYVSMAKREINKLLKQKEKKNE; the protein is encoded by the exons ATGACCGAGGGTGACAACAAAAGCGCAAATGTGCTT GCTCAGGAAACAGCCCAGCTGGAAGAGCAGCTGCAGGGCTGGGGAGAGGTCATCCTGGCTGGGGATCGCATCCTGCGCTGGGAGAAGCCCTGGTTCCCTGGAACTGTGATAGGCGCTACCACTTTGGTCTTCCT GATGGTTTACTACTTGGATCCATCTGTGCTGACTGGACTCTCCTGCTCTGTCATGCTGCTCTGCCTGGCAGACTACCTGGTGCCCACCCTCGCACCCAGAGTGTTTGGCTCCAATAAGTG GACtactgagcagcagcagcgtttCCATGAGATCTGTGGTAACTTGGTGAAGACTCAGCGTCGCATTGTTGGCTGGTGGAAGCGTCTCTGTACACTGAAGGAGGAGAAGCCCAAAATG TACTTTGCCTCTGTGATCAGCAGCCTTCTGGCAGTGGCCTGGATTGGACAGCAGGTGCATAACCTGTTCCTCACCTACTTAATTG tGAGCTTCCTGCTGATGTTGCCTGGCCTGAACCAACACGGCATCATCACAAAGTACGTCTCCATGGCTAAGAGAGAGATCAACAAATTGCTCAagcagaaggagaagaagaacgaGTAG